Part of the Streptomyces sp. f51 genome is shown below.
TACGGGCCGGAAGTGTCGTACAACGTCACGGACTGCCCGTTGGTGAGGTGCACCTGGCGAACCGGCACCCGCAGATCGGGGCGTGTGCCCCCGACGTACGCCTTGTGCCAGCCGATGGAGCGCTTGTCCTCGCCGTTCTCGGACGACGGGGGGACCCCGTCCGTCCGGTTGAAGGCAGGCGTGCGTACATCCTTGTCGGTCATGAGACCTACTCCCTACGCCGGCATTACCCGGTAACAGGTTCAGCGGTCGACGCAGCGGCTTCCGATCGCCGATGTTTCATGTGAAACATCGCGAAGACGGAGGTCAGCGCCCTCTCAGCCCGGTGCTCCGAGCTCCCGCGTGTGCAAAGGTGCCTCCACGCTAGCGTCATGTTTGGCGCGGTGAACAGAGGGCCCTTGACGTTCTTGCGATGATCGGGCGGTGACGACCAGCCGCCAGCACCCGTTCTCTCCGTCCGAGCCACCGCGCCGTTCCGGCTCCGACGGCGGCCGTGGGCAGGGCCGCGGCAACGGACCCGAGCATGAGCACGGGCCGGGGCACGGGCATGAACAGGGGCACGGGCACGGGCCCGAGAGCGACCATCACGGGTCCGGCGACGGCCACGGTCCTGGTCCGCGCCGCGGGCGGGACGAGCTCCCGAGCGCCGGGCACGGGCATTCCCACAGCCACGGTCCGGCAGCACCCGTCTCCCAGCGTCTGCGCAAGGTCATCGCCGCGGTGCTCATCCCCTTCGCGGCCGCGGTCGCGGTGGGACTGGTGGTGCTGTGGCCCGGCGGCGCTCCGGCCCACGAGCGCACCGGTGTCGGCTTCGACCGGCAGACCCAGCAGGCGACCGTCACCAGGATCGACCGGGTGGACTGCAAGTCCGTGAACGCCTCCTCGGGGGCCCAGGTCGGCGACACCTCCGCCGCCGGGGGCTCCGCGGCCCAGCGCCCGGCGGCGGGGGACTGCAAGAAGGCGACGGTCCGGATCGACACCGGAAAGGACACGGGCCGCACGTTCACCGAGATCGTCCAGCCGGATCAGTCACGGCAGTTGCACCAGAGCGAGAAGGTCGTCGTCGCGTACGAGCCCTCCGCCCCCAAGGACCTCCAGTACTCGGTCACGGACGCGAACCGGAAGCTGCCCCTGACGCTGCTCTCCGTGATCTTCGCGCTGGTCGTGGTGGTGATCGGGCGGATGCGCGGCGTCATGGCGCTGGTCGCCCTGGCCATCAGCTTCATGATCCTGAACTTCTTCATCCTGCCCGCGATCCTCCAGGGCTCGAACCCGCTGCTCGTGGCGGTCGTGGGGTCCAGCGCCATCATGCTGATCGCGCTCTACATGTGTCATGGTCTGTCGGCCCGGACGTCCGTGGCCGTGGTCGGCACCCTGCTCTCCCTGGTGCTGATCGGCCTGCTCGGCTCCGTCTTCATCGACTGGGCCGTGCTGACCGGCAACACCGACGACAGCACCGGCCTGATCCACGGCCTGTACCCGTCCATCGACATGAGCGGCCTGCTGCTGGCCGGCGTCATCATCGGTTCACTCGGTGTCCTGGACGACGTGACAGTGACGCAGACCTCCGCGGTCTGGGAACTGCACGAGGCGAACCCCACGATGGGCTGGCGCGGTCTGTACCGCGCGGGCATCCGTATCGGCCGCGACCACATCGCGTCCGTCGTCAACACACTCGTCCTGGCCTACGCCGGCGCCGCGCTGCCGCTGCTGCTGCTCTTCTCGATCGCGCAGAGCAGCGTGGGCACCGTCGCCAACAGCGAGCTGGTCGCCGAGGAGATCGTGCGCACGCTGGTCGGTTCGATCGGTCTGGTGGCCGCCGTACCGGTGACGACGGCGCTCGCCGCCCTGGTGGTCGCCGCGGACCGCGACGGGGGCGCGAGCGTCCCCGCTCAGACCGCGGCGGCCAGGCCCCCGGCACGCGCCGGCAAGGGACGTCGTCGCAAGCACTGACCGCCCGAGGAAAGTGCTGAAACCATCCTGCGTCGGCGGGCCTTGCGAGGAAGCGTTACGCCGCTCCGGGCCGGCCCCGGTGTCAGCCCGCGCTCTGTTCCTCGGTGAGGATGCGGTCGAGCACCGCGTCGAGCGATGAGTCGAATCCTTCGAGGGAGCGTTCCTGCCCGAGCGGCACGAGGCGGTCCGTGCGGTCGAGGAAGGCTACGAGCGGCGCGGTCCCGGACCGGAACAGCGCGTGATCGCCACCGACCTGAAGCCGGATCAGCACCTCCCCGAGCGCCTCGGGGTCGGCCGGAGCGATGTGCACATCGCCGTCACCGCAGGGCCTGCCCACTCCGTCGATCAGCAGTTCCCGCCCGAACACCCAGGTCACAGGCGCGTCGCCGGGCAAATGGAAGGTCAACCGCACGGCGTACGGATCACAGGTCTCGTATCGCAGTTCGACGGGAATGCGGAAGGACAGCTCCTCGGACACGAGGAAGCTCATCATGACCTCTGCCTGCACCGACTCGCGCATCGCCTACCCCGTCGTTTGCCGTCCACCGGCCAGGATTCATCCCACCCGACACTGCTGGAAATATTGCTCAACGTGCATGCTGGATTACAAGGAGTGAGTTTTCAGATACTGATAGAGAAGGCGAGTGTTCCTAGCAGCCGTCCGACCTCACCGTGCAGCCTCCGTGCCGCGGGCATCAGGCGGTCACCCTGGTGGGACGGAAGGGAGAAGGCCACAGCGGCGGCCGAACCGCCCGCGGTGACTGGGATCGCCGCGCAGACCGTGCCCAGCGCGTACTCCTGCCGCTCGACCACCGGTTCCATCCGGCCGGTCCGTTCCAGGCGCCGCAGCAGCCGGTCCTCGTCACGCACCGTGTACGGGGTGAGCGCCCGCACCGGGTAGCGGTCGAGGTGGTCACGCCGTGACTTGTCGTCGAGCTGGGCGAGCAGACACTGGCCGACCGCGTGGGCGTGCCCGGTCTCACGGAAGTCGGCCCACTCCTGGACCGCCGGGTTCGCCGGGCTGTCGACGACGCACAGGACCTCGATCTCGCCCTCGCGGTAGACCGCGTAGTACATGGGGGCGCCGATCATGTCGCGCCAGTGCGCGAGGGTGTCCCGTACCGCGCCGCGACGTTTCTGCCGGGCTCCGCTGGTGCTCAGCCGCTCGGCGGCCTCGCCGAGGAAGAACAGCCCGCTGTCACGGCGCAGATAGCCTTCGTGGACCAGCGTGCGCAGCAGGTGGTAGGCCGTCGGCAGGGCCAGTCCCGCCTCGCGCGCGAGCTGTTTGGCGGGGGCGCCCTGCTCACGCGAGGCGACGGCCTCCAGCAGACGCATCGCACGCTGCACCGAGCCGATCAGCGTGGTGGCGTGCGAGTCCAGGGGAGCGCCTTCGGGCCCCGGGGCGGGGGTGCGGGCGGGCCGCGCGGTCCTCGCGGGCGCGGAGGGGGAACTCGGGGCCGCCGAGGGCCTGGTGCGCCCGGAGAGCCCTTCCGCCGGCGCGGTGCGCCGGGCGGATTCCTCCACCGTCGCGGTCCGGGGCGGCGCCGGCTCCCTGGGGGATGCCGACGGGCCGCGGGAGGGCGGTGGCTCCCCCGGCGAGCTACGCGGCTGGACCGGTGGAACGCGTGCCGCCGCGGGCGTGCCCGGTCGCCGGAAGGGTGGAGCGACGGATGGTACGGGTGCGGTGTCGACCGTGGCCAAGGGGCACTCCGAAGAGCGAGGAGGACCGCCCGTGCGGGGAATCACGGGAGGGGGCTGTGCGCTGCCCGCGGGGTCGGCCCCGCGTCGGGTTCCGGACTCTAACGGCCCGTCACCGCATATACGCGGCCTCACCGGAAAACTTCCCCCTGCCGAGGGAACCTTGGGTTCCCTTTCCCCCTTCGCCGTTACCTGCCGCTCACCCTCTCGCGCCTCACCAGTCGCTGCGCGAGGAGGAACCCGACATGAACTTCCGCACGACGAAGATGAGCCCGCCGACCAGCGCGACGAAGACGAGCAGCTTGAAGAGCAGGCCGATGACGAACCCGACGACGGTCGCTATCAGACCTCCGAACACCACCAGGGCGATGACCGGCACCGCGACCCACTTCACCCACCACGGCATACCGCTGAAGATCTCCTGCATCGCCCTGTCCTTACCTCTCCTCGCCCGCGGTCCCGACGCCGGGACTCTGATTCCGGGCTCTCTGGTGTCTCGCATCCGATGCTAGGCGGCGCAGGGGGCCGCGCGGTGGCCTCGCACCCCTTGTCCTCCCCTGACCGTCCCCCTAGGGAACCCTGAGACGCGCGGTCAGCTCTCGGGCGGAGAGAACATCACCAGGACCCGCAGATCCTCCGTGATGTGGTGGAACTTGTGGGCCACCCCGGCCGGTACGTAGACGACGCTGCCCCGGGCCACCTGAGTGGTCTCCAGGCCGACCGTGATCGACGCCCGCCCGCTGGCCACGAAGTACACCTCGTCCTGGCCGTGCGGTTTCTGCGGGTCGAACGAACCCGCGTCGAGCGCGTAGAGCCCGACCGACATGTTCCGTTCACGCAGAAACTGGAGGTACGCACCGTCGTTGGCGGCGCGTTCCGCCTCCAGTTCATCCAGCCGGAATGCCTTCATCGCCCTCGTCCGCTCTCGTGCACCACAGGCTGTTTCCACAGCCTCTTCTTGCCAGTCGATCTCTCTGCCACGATCAGACACATGAAGAATTTCGTAGTCAAGACGCTCGCCAACGCGGGGGCCCTGGCCGTCGCCGTCTGGCTGCTCGACAAGATCACCCTGACGGGCGACAGCACGGGCAAGAAGATAGGCACGCTCATCCTCGTGGCACTGGTCTTCGGACTGGTGAACTTCCTGGTCAAGCCGGTCGTGAAGGTACTGACCTTCCCGCTCTTCATCCTCACCCTCGGCCTGATCACCCTTGTGGTGAACGCCTTGATGCTGATGCTCACCTCGTGGCTCGCCGACAAACTCGACCTGAGCTTCCACGTGGAGGGCTTCTGGACCGCCGTCCTGGGCGGCCTGATCATCTCCATCGTCTCCTGGGCGCTCAACGTCGTCCTGCCCGACGGCGACTGAACGGCTGAGAGAGTTCCATGACCTACCGCGTCTGCTTCGTCTGCACCGGCAACATCTGCCGCTCGCCGATGGCCGAGTCCGTCTTCCGCGCGCATGTGGAGCGGGCCGGACTCGACGAACTCGTCGAGGTCGACAGCGCGGGCACGGGCGGCTGGCACGAGGGCGACGGAGCGGACGAACGCACCGTCGCCGTGCTGGAGGCGGGCGGCTACGAGAGCGGCCACGCAGCCCGGCAGTTCCAGGCCTCGTGGTTCTCCCGTCTCGATCTCGTCATCGCCCTCGACACAGGACACCTCAAGGCCCTGCGCCGTCTCGCGAGCAGCGCCGAGGACGCCGGGAAGGTCCGGCTGCTGCGCTCGTACGACCCCACCGCCGGCGACGACCTGGACGTCCCCGATCCGTACTACGGACACCTGGACGGCTTCGAGGCATGTCTTGAGATGGTGGAGGCGGCGAGCCCTGGGCTGCTCGCCGCGGTACGCGAGCAAGTGGAAGGACCAACGGCATGACGCCAGAGGATTTCGGCACGACGGACAAGGGCACCGGCCCCGCGGACGAACACGCGGACACACGGGCGACGGTGCCGGGTGACGGCACCCGTGCGGTACGGGCCGGACTGCCCGAGCCGGTCAAGTACGAGCCGACCCTTCCCGGCCCGGTCTTCGCCGCGCACTTCCATCTGCCCGGTGAGCCCACCGGCCCGTACACCTACGGCCGCGACGAGAACCCGACCTGGACGCTCCTGGAGCGTGCCATCGGCGAACTGGAGGCGCCCGGGCGGGAGTCCGTCGAGACGCTCTCCTTCCCCTCCGGCATGGCCGCCATCTCCGCGGTGCTCTTCTCGCAGCTGCGGGCCGGTGACATCGTCGTCCTTCCGGACGACGGCTATCAGGTGCTTCCCCTGGTGCGCGAGCAGCTGACCGCGTTCGGCGTCGAGGTGCGCACCGCACCCACCGCCGGCGATGCCCAGCTGGAGGTGCTGGACGGCGCGAAGCTGCTGTGGATCGAGACACCGTCCAACCCGGGTCTCGATGTCTGCGACCTGCGGCGCCTCGTGGCCGCCGCCCACGCGCAGGGCACGCTGGTCGCCGTGGACAACACGCTGGCCACCCCGCTCGGGCAGCGCCCGCTGGAGCTGGGCGCCGACTTCTCCGTGGCCAGCGGAACCAAGATGCTCACCGGGCACGGCGACATCCTCCTCGGCTACGTCACCGCCAAGGACGCGGCACTGATGGCTCCGGTACGACGCTGGCGCAAGGTCGTCGGTGCCATCCCCGGCCCCATGGAGGCATGGCTGGCCCACCGTTCCCTCGCCACGCTCCAGCTGCGGGCGGACCGCCAGAGCGCCACCGCGAAGACGATCGCCGAGGTGCTGCGGGACCGGCCCGAGGTGACGGGGCTGCGGTACCCGGGACTGCCCGAGGACCCCTCGTACAAGATCGCCTCGCAGCAGATGCGCCGCTTCGGCTGCGTGGTCTCCTTCACGCTGCCCTCGCGCGAGCACGCGGAACGCTTCCTCGACTCGCTGCGCCTGGTGGACGACGCCACCAGCTTCGGCGGGGTGCGGTCCACGGCCGAGCGGCGCGGCCGGTGGGGCGGGGACGCCGTCCCGGCCGGCTTCATCCGCCTCTCCGCCGGCGCCGAGGATCCCGAGGACCTGGTGGCGGACATTCTGCGGGCCCTCGACGCATCCGCGGAATAGGCGCCCGCCACGGCGGGATCAGCCCGCCACTCCGCACAACGAACGGTCCGAGCCTCCCCCCTCGTGGCTCGGACCGTTCCGGTTCTTTGCGCGAAGAACCGCGCGAACAAGGCTAGTTGACTCTGTGTCAGTGTCCAATCACGGTAGCGACAGCGACCTATCGACTTATTTATAGTTGAGGTTCGCGCGGGGGTGCTGAAAGGGGAGAGGCACCATGGACCTGGCCTTGCTGCGCACGTTCGTGACCGTGCACCGGGCCGGATCCTTCACTCGTGCCGCCGCACTGCTGGGCCTGTCCCAACCGGCCGTCACCTCGCAGATCCGCACACTGGAAAGCCAGTTGGGGCGGCCCCTGTTCCTGCGCCAGGCGCGTGGCGTGACCCCCACGACCATGGGCGACGAGCTCGCCCACAAGGCGGCGCCGCACCTCGACGCCCTCGTGGAGATCACCGGTACGGGCCTCGACGAGGACTCGTCCCTTCGCACACTGCATCTCGCGGGACCGCCCGAGTTCACCGCGGAACGCGCGTTACCCGCTCTCATGGGACTGACCGGGGACGACGGCCAGGGCTTCGCCCTGCGCGCCTCCTTCGGCAACGCGGAGGAGACGATGGAGGGGCTCGCCGCCGGACATCACGATCTGGCCATGACGACGGCCCAGCCGCGGGGTGCGCTGCTCACCGCGACTCCGCTCTGCGACGAGGAGCACGTCCTGGTCGCCGCTCCACGCTGGGCCGCCGAGATCAGCCCCGGCAAACTCCGCCGCAGGGGCGCCCAGACCCTGGAGAACCTCCCCGTCGTCGAGGTCCACGAGTCGCTGCCGCTCGTCGCCCGCTACTGGGCCTCCGTCTTCGACTGCCGTCCAGCCGCCTCCGGCACGGTGATCGTTCCGGATCTCAGGGCGGTCCTCGCCTGTGCCGCCGCCGGAGCGGGTCTCGCCGTCCTGCCCAGATATCTCTGTTCCGACGCCATCGAACGCGGAGACCTCGTGGCGCTCCTCGACCCCGCGGTCCCCCCGCTGCGTACCTATTTCCTGGTCGTGCGGACCGGAACGCTGGCGATGCCGCACATCGCCCGGGCGCACGAATGGCTGCTGCGGGCGGCTTCCGACTGGAGCTGAGGCGGGCACGCACACGGGATCAGGGACATTCCTCGGGATTTTCGCGCGGAATCGCGGTCCCACGATGTTTCACGTGGAACCAGCCGGGCCACATTTCTCCCATGACCGTCCGACCCGTGGTCAAGCGCACCGCACGTGCCGTCCTGCTCGACGGCGACGACCTGATCCTGATCAAGCGCACCAAGCCCGGTGTCGATCCCTACTGGCTCACACCGGGTGGCGGGGTCGAACCGGAGGACGCGACTGTCGTCGAAGCACTCCACCGTGAGGTGCACGAGGAGCTCGGCGCCAAGATCGTCGATGTGGTGCCCTGCTTCGTCGACACCGTCGAGCACATCGGCGACGACGGCGGCGCGACCGGCGTGAAGGTCCAGCACTTCTTCGTCTGCCGGCTGGAGTCCATGGACCCGTCCCTGCGCCACGGTCCCGAGGTGGACGAGCCCTGCGGCGAATACGAGATCGTCCGTGTCCCGTTCACCCGGGTCGGTATCGCCTCCGTACACCTCGTACCACTGTCCTTGCGGCACTATCTCGACGGAAACATCGAGGGCGTACGCGCCATGCACGCGCCCGACCTGGGCTGATCCGGGAGACCACAGGTCACTCACCCAGGTCGGCGGTTTCACGTGAAACCGCCGGTCACTGGTGCCGACGGAACGGAGCACCGCCAAAAGCCGGGAGCAGTGCCGGGAAAGCGGTGGACGGCAGGGGTTCGTCTCGGACAGCCTGATCCGTGTGCCGACTTCTTCCGCCGCCGCTCTGCCCATTCGCCGTCTGACGCCCCGCGACCTCGTCGCCTGCGCCGACCTGTCAGAGAACCGGGGCTGGCCCCGCGAGGAACACAAGTGGGGTCTGCTGCTCGCCGCGGGGACCGGATACGGGATCGACGACCCCACAGGCGGTCTGGTCGCCGTGTGCGTGGTGACGGACTATGGACCGCGCGAGCGTCCCGAGCTGGCCGCGATCGGAATGGTCCTCGTCGCCGAGCGGCACGCCCGCCGGGGTGTCGGCCGCCGTCTGATGCGGCACCTCGTCGAGGAGATGGGCAGCACGCCGCTGACCCTGCACGCCACCCCGTACGGGCGCCCGCTCTACGAGGAGTTGGGGTTCAAGGTGATCGGCCACGCGGAGATGGTCCGCGGGGTGTTCACTTCCGAAGGTTCCGCGTCCGCGGTCTTCACCCGCCCGGCCACGGCGGGCGATCTGGCTCCCCTCCTCGGGCTGGACGAAGAGGTCTTCGGCTCGGACCGCACGCACATGATCACGCGGCTGCCCGCCTTCGCGGACCAGCTGCGCGTGGCCGAGGAGGACGGACGGATCATCGGCTACGCGGCCGCCTGGCCCAATATGGACACCCACGTCGTGGGTCCCCTGATCGCCCGGGACACGGAGACGGCGAAAGCGCTCGTCTCCTCCCTCGCCGCGCACACCGACCGGCCCCTGCGCACCGACATCGACGTCCGGCACGAGGACCTGCTGAGCTGGCTGAAGGAGCGCGGGCTGGCCCCGGTCGGCCTCAACGCGGTCATGACGCACAACATCCCGGAACTGCCCGGCGACTGGACCCGCCGCTTCGCACCGCTGACGGTGGCCGCCGGCTAGCGACTCGGCAACGGCCCCGGACGCACGAGGCGCCGGTCCCCCGGGAAGCCTGAGGGACCGGCGCATCCGGACCGTCGTACGTCGTACGGGCCCGTCCTGAGAACGTCAGACGAGCGATTCGACGGCGGCGACGGCGAAGCCGTGATCCTGGTCGGGCATACCGCCGCCGACCCCGATCGCCCCGATCAGACGGCCGCCGCGGTGGACCGGAACACCGCCCGCGATGAACAGCAGGGGGCGGTCGAGCGCGGTGGGCAGCGTGTGGAAGAGGCCGCCGGGCTGCACCGCGTCGACGAGATCGGCCGTGGCCGAGTCGAGCTGGAGCGCGGTGTAGGCCTTGCGCGTGCTGGTCTCTCCCGAGATCAGCACGGCCAGGTCATCACGCCGGAAGGCGAGCAGATGGCCGCCCGCGTCGAGGACGGTGACGCTGACCCGGACACCGGCGGCCTCGGCGGCGCGCCGGGCCTCCGTGACCAGGACCTCGGCGTCCTCGATGCTCAGCGGGGCGACAGCGGTGGTGGTGCTCATCAGGGACTTCTCCTTGTGGGGGTGTTCTGTGTCGGGTCGGGAACGTGCCGGATCGGGCCCGCCGCGGAACGGCCCTGGTCCCGAGGCGGATCGATCCCGGGTCAGTGGTGGACGGCGGTCCGAGGCTCGGCGGGGACGCCTCCGGCGACCACGAGGCCGGCCCGGGACGTGCGGCGCTCCAGGGCGGCCGAGACGACGGCCAGGACGAGCGCTCCGGCGGCGAGGGCCGCACCCACCCAGTTGGGGGCGGTGTATCCGAGGCCCGCGGCGATGACGACGCCGCCGAGCCAGGCGGAAAGGGCGTTGCCGAGGTTGAAGGCGCCGATGTTCACGGCCGAGGCCAGCGTGGGGGCGCCGTGCGCCTGGTCGAGAACACGCTTCTGAAGGGGAGGCACGGTCGCGAAGCCCAGAGCGCCGATGAGGGCGATGGTGACGGCCGCCAGGATCTTGTTGTGCGCGGTGACGGTGAAGAGGGCGAGCACGACGGCGAGGCCGCCCAGGGACACGTACAGCATCGGCATCAGCGCGCGGTCGGCGAACCTGCCGCCGACCAGGTTCCCGCCGACCATGCCGAGGCCGAACAGGACCAGCAGCCAGGTGACGGAGCCGTCGGCGAAGCCGGCGACGTGCGTCATCATCGGCGCGATGTAGGTGACGGCCGCGAAGACACCGCCGAAACCGAGCACGGTCATCGCCATGGCGAGCAGGACCTGGACGTTCTTGAAGGCCGCCAGTTCGTGGCGCAGACGCACTCCCTCGGGCCTGGGCATCTCGGGGACCAGCCTGGCGATGCCCAGCAGCCCGACGACACCGAGCGCGGCGACTGCCGTGAAGGTGACACGCCACCCGGCGGACTGCCCGATCAGCGTGCCCAGGGGGACGCCGACGACGTTGGCGACCGTGAGCCCGCTGAACATCATCGCGATGGCGCCGGCCTTCTTCTCAGGGGCCACCAGTTCGGCGGCCGCCACCGATCCGATGCCGAAGAAGGCACCGTGGGCGAGAGAGGCGACCACCCGGCCCGCGAACATCAGCCAGAAGGCCGGAGCCACGGCGGAGATCAGATTGCCGAGGACGAACAGCCCCATCAGCACCATCAGCATCCGCTTGCGGGACACCTTCGTGCCGAGCGCGGTCATGATCGGCGCGCCGATCACCACCCCCAGGGCATAGCCGGTCACCAGCAGTCCAGCCGTGGGAATGGAGACCCCGAAGTCTCCGGCGACCTCGGGCAGGACGCCCATGATCACGAACTCGGTCGTCCCGATCCCGAAGGCCCCGATCGCGAGGGCCAGAAGCGCGAGAGGCATGGTGGAGGCACCTTCCAGAAGATTGCACGAGCGCTTTGCCTTCGCTCACAATAGTTGCAGACGCGGGCTATATGCAACAGCGGGCTATTGCGGCCGTGCCCTATCCTGGTCTCAGCCGCTCCGGGACGGAGGAATCGTCATGACAGCCACGGACCCCGCGCTCACCGCCCTCGCTCAGGGATGGTGCGCACTCTCCCTGCTGCACGGGAGGATCGAGGCCCACATCGAGCGGGCCCTGCAAGCCGCGCACGGGCTCAGCGTGCGGGAGTACTCCCTGCTCGACGTGCTCAGCCGGCAGCACGACGGCGAGGGCGGTCATCTCCAGATGAAGCAGGTCGCGGACGCGGTCGTCCTCAGCCAGAGCGCCACGACGCGACTGGTCACCCGACTCGAGGACCGCGGACTGCTGGCCCGCTATCTGTGCCCCACCGACCGGCGTGGCATCTACACGAACGTCAGCGAGGCGGGACTCGAGCTCCTCGCCTCGGCGAGGCCCACCAACGACAGGGCCCTGCGCGAGGCACTCGACGAAGCGGCCGGGAACCCCGACCTGGCGCCACTGGTCCGGGCCGTCGAGTCGGCGGGCACTCCCTTGCAGCCCGCGCCTTCCGTGGGCGTGTCCTCGTAGGCTGCCTCCATGGCTGATCTTGAGATACGAGCCGCGTCCGCCGACGACGTGCCCGCGATCGTCGCGATGCTGGCCGACGACCCGCTGGGTGCCCGGCGGGAGTCGCCCGACGACCTGACCCCGTACCTGGACGCCCTGGACCGGCTGAGCCGCGACCCGAACCAGCACCTGGTCGTCGCCGTCCGCGACGGCCGGGTCGTGGGCACGCTGCAACTCACCGTGATTCCCGGGCTGTCCCGCAGAGGGGCCACGCGCTCGGTCATCGAGGCCGTGCGCATCCACGCCGACGAGCGCGGCAGCGGTCTGGGGACGGAGCTCATCGAGTGGGCGGTCGGCGAATCCCGCCGTCAGGACTGCTCGCTCGTCCAGCTGACCTCCGACGCGTCCCGCACCGACGCCCACCGCTTCTA
Proteins encoded:
- a CDS encoding DUF5326 family protein, coding for MQEIFSGMPWWVKWVAVPVIALVVFGGLIATVVGFVIGLLFKLLVFVALVGGLIFVVRKFMSGSSSRSDW
- a CDS encoding helix-turn-helix domain-containing protein; translation: MDSHATTLIGSVQRAMRLLEAVASREQGAPAKQLAREAGLALPTAYHLLRTLVHEGYLRRDSGLFFLGEAAERLSTSGARQKRRGAVRDTLAHWRDMIGAPMYYAVYREGEIEVLCVVDSPANPAVQEWADFRETGHAHAVGQCLLAQLDDKSRRDHLDRYPVRALTPYTVRDEDRLLRRLERTGRMEPVVERQEYALGTVCAAIPVTAGGSAAAVAFSLPSHQGDRLMPAARRLHGEVGRLLGTLAFSISI
- a CDS encoding SsgA family sporulation/cell division regulator; translation: MRESVQAEVMMSFLVSEELSFRIPVELRYETCDPYAVRLTFHLPGDAPVTWVFGRELLIDGVGRPCGDGDVHIAPADPEALGEVLIRLQVGGDHALFRSGTAPLVAFLDRTDRLVPLGQERSLEGFDSSLDAVLDRILTEEQSAG
- a CDS encoding low molecular weight protein-tyrosine-phosphatase; the encoded protein is MTYRVCFVCTGNICRSPMAESVFRAHVERAGLDELVEVDSAGTGGWHEGDGADERTVAVLEAGGYESGHAARQFQASWFSRLDLVIALDTGHLKALRRLASSAEDAGKVRLLRSYDPTAGDDLDVPDPYYGHLDGFEACLEMVEAASPGLLAAVREQVEGPTA
- a CDS encoding LysR family transcriptional regulator, with product MDLALLRTFVTVHRAGSFTRAAALLGLSQPAVTSQIRTLESQLGRPLFLRQARGVTPTTMGDELAHKAAPHLDALVEITGTGLDEDSSLRTLHLAGPPEFTAERALPALMGLTGDDGQGFALRASFGNAEETMEGLAAGHHDLAMTTAQPRGALLTATPLCDEEHVLVAAPRWAAEISPGKLRRRGAQTLENLPVVEVHESLPLVARYWASVFDCRPAASGTVIVPDLRAVLACAAAGAGLAVLPRYLCSDAIERGDLVALLDPAVPPLRTYFLVVRTGTLAMPHIARAHEWLLRAASDWS
- a CDS encoding phage holin family protein; translation: MKNFVVKTLANAGALAVAVWLLDKITLTGDSTGKKIGTLILVALVFGLVNFLVKPVVKVLTFPLFILTLGLITLVVNALMLMLTSWLADKLDLSFHVEGFWTAVLGGLIISIVSWALNVVLPDGD
- a CDS encoding cystathionine gamma-lyase; the protein is MTPEDFGTTDKGTGPADEHADTRATVPGDGTRAVRAGLPEPVKYEPTLPGPVFAAHFHLPGEPTGPYTYGRDENPTWTLLERAIGELEAPGRESVETLSFPSGMAAISAVLFSQLRAGDIVVLPDDGYQVLPLVREQLTAFGVEVRTAPTAGDAQLEVLDGAKLLWIETPSNPGLDVCDLRRLVAAAHAQGTLVAVDNTLATPLGQRPLELGADFSVASGTKMLTGHGDILLGYVTAKDAALMAPVRRWRKVVGAIPGPMEAWLAHRSLATLQLRADRQSATAKTIAEVLRDRPEVTGLRYPGLPEDPSYKIASQQMRRFGCVVSFTLPSREHAERFLDSLRLVDDATSFGGVRSTAERRGRWGGDAVPAGFIRLSAGAEDPEDLVADILRALDASAE
- a CDS encoding GNAT family N-acetyltransferase produces the protein MPTSSAAALPIRRLTPRDLVACADLSENRGWPREEHKWGLLLAAGTGYGIDDPTGGLVAVCVVTDYGPRERPELAAIGMVLVAERHARRGVGRRLMRHLVEEMGSTPLTLHATPYGRPLYEELGFKVIGHAEMVRGVFTSEGSASAVFTRPATAGDLAPLLGLDEEVFGSDRTHMITRLPAFADQLRVAEEDGRIIGYAAAWPNMDTHVVGPLIARDTETAKALVSSLAAHTDRPLRTDIDVRHEDLLSWLKERGLAPVGLNAVMTHNIPELPGDWTRRFAPLTVAAG
- a CDS encoding heme-binding protein; its protein translation is MSTTTAVAPLSIEDAEVLVTEARRAAEAAGVRVSVTVLDAGGHLLAFRRDDLAVLISGETSTRKAYTALQLDSATADLVDAVQPGGLFHTLPTALDRPLLFIAGGVPVHRGGRLIGAIGVGGGMPDQDHGFAVAAVESLV
- a CDS encoding cupin domain-containing protein gives rise to the protein MKAFRLDELEAERAANDGAYLQFLRERNMSVGLYALDAGSFDPQKPHGQDEVYFVASGRASITVGLETTQVARGSVVYVPAGVAHKFHHITEDLRVLVMFSPPES
- a CDS encoding YibE/F family protein codes for the protein MTTSRQHPFSPSEPPRRSGSDGGRGQGRGNGPEHEHGPGHGHEQGHGHGPESDHHGSGDGHGPGPRRGRDELPSAGHGHSHSHGPAAPVSQRLRKVIAAVLIPFAAAVAVGLVVLWPGGAPAHERTGVGFDRQTQQATVTRIDRVDCKSVNASSGAQVGDTSAAGGSAAQRPAAGDCKKATVRIDTGKDTGRTFTEIVQPDQSRQLHQSEKVVVAYEPSAPKDLQYSVTDANRKLPLTLLSVIFALVVVVIGRMRGVMALVALAISFMILNFFILPAILQGSNPLLVAVVGSSAIMLIALYMCHGLSARTSVAVVGTLLSLVLIGLLGSVFIDWAVLTGNTDDSTGLIHGLYPSIDMSGLLLAGVIIGSLGVLDDVTVTQTSAVWELHEANPTMGWRGLYRAGIRIGRDHIASVVNTLVLAYAGAALPLLLLFSIAQSSVGTVANSELVAEEIVRTLVGSIGLVAAVPVTTALAALVVAADRDGGASVPAQTAAARPPARAGKGRRRKH
- a CDS encoding NUDIX hydrolase, with protein sequence MTVRPVVKRTARAVLLDGDDLILIKRTKPGVDPYWLTPGGGVEPEDATVVEALHREVHEELGAKIVDVVPCFVDTVEHIGDDGGATGVKVQHFFVCRLESMDPSLRHGPEVDEPCGEYEIVRVPFTRVGIASVHLVPLSLRHYLDGNIEGVRAMHAPDLG